The genomic interval GGCGAGACGGTCTGCGATTCCTGTTCGGCGCGGACGGCTTGTTCCGCGGCCTGGGCCCCGACTACCGGGCCTGGTACCGGCGCGACTTTCATCCGGACCAGATCGACGACAGCGCGCTGCTCGCGGAGTGGCGCGAGAAGATCGCGGCTTAGCCGGACGCGCCCCCGCGCGCCGGCACCGATGCTGTGTCGGTCTGGGCCTCGTCGGGGCTCGACGCCGTGTCGACCTGTACGTCGAACTCACCGCCGCCGGTGGCCGCGTCGCCGAACGCGAAGGTCAGGAGCGTGGTCACGTAGCGACGCCGCTCATCGACGGGCTGGGACTCCCAGCGGGCCTGCGCCTGCTCCCAGAGCAGGCGCTGACTCGCGAGCACGCGCTGATCTTCGCCCGGCAAGGTCGGGAAGATCGCGGCGAGCTGGGAAAGGACCGCCTCGCGAGGGAGCGCGTGTCGCGCGTCCGCGTGACCGATGTAGCCGAGGGAGAACAGGAGACTCTCGTGGAAGGCATCGGCCGCGTCCTCGGTGAGCACCGCGTGGCTGCCGCGCGCGAGCACGGCGGTGCCCGTCGGCGGAACCGCACGCGCGACGCTCAGGCCGAGCACGAGGCAGGCGAGGGCCAACACGACGAATGCCGAAGGTCGCAGACCAAGGCGCCCCTGGGCCGAGCGAGCGAACCCGAGTGCGATGAACGGTGCCATGACGATTTCCCCTCCTCTCGTCGCACTGCCGTGCGACCCCCCGAGGATCGTCCTCCGAAGCCAGTCACCGGTATGAAGCGCTTCACACCGATTTCGTGACAGCAGATTCACGAGAATCGACGATGGACGCCGATTCGGGGCCCAAACCCCACGAGCCGGGGGCCGGTGGCCAGCGCCTGGGGGCCTAGGATTCGCCCTGGAGCCGAGCCAAGAGCTCGGGGTCGAGCTTCGCCTTGACCGTGCGGCGGTCCAGGCCGAGCCGTCGGGCCGCCTCCTCGTAGCTGCCGGCCTGGGCGTAGACCCGCGTGCAGTAGTGACGCAGCAGCTCCTCCGCACTCCAGTCGCCTGCGGCGAGCGCCGCGGAGAGATCGGGAGCGGCATGTGGAGCACTCGCCTCGGGCGCGTAGTAGCCCCGAATCAACACGTTCCGCACGCATTGCTCGAGTTCGCGGACGTTCCCGGGCCAGTCGTAGTCCGCCAGTTCGCGGTCGACGAAGCTGCGGACTTCTTCGGCGAGTCGCGGTGCCTCCTCGGGCCCCGCGATACGCGTCGCGATCACGCCGAGCAGGTTGTCGAGCTCTGCGCGGCGAGGGGTGGACGGGGACGTGGGCTCGGTGAGCTGGGCCCGCAGCGTCGGCGTCTCGATCCGGTCGGCGCACAGGCGGTAGTAGAAATCGGCGCGGAACCGGCCAGCAGCGATCTCGGACGCGAGGTCACGGTTCGTCGCCGCGACGAGCTTCCCCTCGAAGGTGCGCTCCTGGGTCTCGCCGATCCGCTGGAAGGTGCGACTCTGCAACACCCGCAGCAGCTTCACCTGGATGCCTGGATCGAGTTCGCCGATCTCGTCCAGAAACACGGTTCCGTGTCGCCCGCAGATCTCGAGCCAGCCTTGCCGATCGGCGACGGCACCGGTGAAGGCGCCGCGCTTGTGCCCGAAGAGCTCGGACTCGATCAGCGTCGGCGAGAGCGCCGACAGATTCACGGGGTAGAAGACGTCGCCGAGCTCCGCCTCGAACGCCGCCTTCTTCGCGTCGAAGGGCACGAACTGGGCGAGCGCGATGGCGCGGGCCACCAGCTCCTTCCCTGTCCCCGACGGGCCCGTGACCAGCGTCGGAATATCGACCATCCGATCGAAGAGCGCGCGCCGGTAGCGGGCAACGTCGTGGGTGAAGATCGACTGCCAGACCGCGGCGCGAAGCCGGGCAGCGGGCATCGACCCGCCGTAGATCCGTCGGTAGGTGAGATGGAACGCGCGACGGATCTGGTAGCCCCAGGCGAACAAAAACGCCGGGTCGATCGGAATCGGCAGCGTGACGCCGGGGATCTCGAGGAAGTGAGCCATGTCGCGCTTGAAGTCGGCGTAGCGTTCTATGCGACCCGTCGTCGTATGGCCGACCTCGGCGCCGAGGATCAGGGCCAGCCAGACGTGCTCGTAGCGCATGTAGAGCAGGTGGCGGACGGCCCCCTCGTAGTGGAGGAGTTCGTCGTCACTCGCCGAAGCACCCCCCGCCAACCGTTCGCGCAGCTCGGGGACCAGCCGCTCGATGAGCGCGCCGAGCCGCGGGATGTTCGGCTGCGTGCGCAGGAGATCGGCCTCCGCGTGCCAGACCGCTCCCGAATCGACGAAGTCGCCTCCCAGGGCGCGCTGCTCGTTCTCGACCCGCTCCGGAAGAAACGGGTTGCCGGCCGCCAGCGCCGAGACGGCTTCCAGGACCGGGCGTTCGTCGGCGTCGAGAAAGGGCATGCCAGGGACATCGACTGTACTGATGGGGGCATTGAGTGCCCAGGAGCGAGCCTCGTCAGGCGTGGGCAGAGATGCGCAGGTCGGTCTCCAAGTCCTCTTATATATTGACTTTTTGTGGATCCTCGAGGGCTGGCACGCAGGCTGCTATTGGGGGCCCCAGAAAGGAGTCCGGAATGCCGAAGCTGTTCTTCGTCTGGTGGATCATCCTCACGTCATGAGCAAGGGAGCATCGTCCATGCGGGATTGGATCGACCGACTGACGCGTGCGCTGGCGCGCTGGGTGATCGGGGTCTTCTACCGAAAGATCGAGGTGAGCGGCCTGGAACACGTGCCGTCGCAGGGGCCGGTGCTGTTCGTCGCCAACCACGGGAACGCCATTGTCGACCCGATCGTGCTGGTCGGACTGCTCCCGCGGATTCCGCGCTTCCTCGCCA from Myxococcota bacterium carries:
- a CDS encoding sigma 54-interacting transcriptional regulator; amino-acid sequence: MPFLDADERPVLEAVSALAAGNPFLPERVENEQRALGGDFVDSGAVWHAEADLLRTQPNIPRLGALIERLVPELRERLAGGASASDDELLHYEGAVRHLLYMRYEHVWLALILGAEVGHTTTGRIERYADFKRDMAHFLEIPGVTLPIPIDPAFLFAWGYQIRRAFHLTYRRIYGGSMPAARLRAAVWQSIFTHDVARYRRALFDRMVDIPTLVTGPSGTGKELVARAIALAQFVPFDAKKAAFEAELGDVFYPVNLSALSPTLIESELFGHKRGAFTGAVADRQGWLEICGRHGTVFLDEIGELDPGIQVKLLRVLQSRTFQRIGETQERTFEGKLVAATNRDLASEIAAGRFRADFYYRLCADRIETPTLRAQLTEPTSPSTPRRAELDNLLGVIATRIAGPEEAPRLAEEVRSFVDRELADYDWPGNVRELEQCVRNVLIRGYYAPEASAPHAAPDLSAALAAGDWSAEELLRHYCTRVYAQAGSYEEAARRLGLDRRTVKAKLDPELLARLQGES